In one Pseudodesulfovibrio tunisiensis genomic region, the following are encoded:
- a CDS encoding DUF697 domain-containing protein — MKHSLVRAFFLVLILLWIGFLLFMMNQVAGLADLANRFVPGAEPYVFWGGCALVFWFTAVPFVLVFRRPRPLRLPENASASQRSDFFRKARKRLRRNPHVRKAELGLRTEEDVELALHHLDEVANEATRKTASRIFLTTAISQNGKLDSFVVFGLLTKLVWDVSGIYSQRASLSGLARVYVNVAVATFLAGGVEELDVQEQIDSILSPVLASSAMGAIPGASGVAAALTAALLDGAANGFLALRVGIITRNHFNYQLDGSSAACRRGAMSEAGTMLVAVTANAAKTITSVYLKSLTHAAGKGFMKAARAVVGTADMTVDATSRAAHASADAVSSGARGVGRFTKAAGRIFRKE, encoded by the coding sequence ATGAAACATTCCCTTGTGCGTGCTTTTTTTCTTGTGCTGATTCTGCTGTGGATCGGCTTTCTGCTGTTCATGATGAATCAGGTGGCCGGACTTGCCGATCTGGCGAATCGCTTCGTCCCCGGAGCCGAGCCGTATGTGTTCTGGGGCGGATGTGCGCTGGTCTTCTGGTTCACGGCGGTCCCGTTCGTCCTTGTGTTTCGGCGTCCCCGTCCACTCAGATTGCCCGAGAACGCCTCGGCTTCCCAACGGTCCGACTTCTTTCGGAAGGCAAGGAAGCGGCTGCGCCGCAATCCGCATGTGCGCAAGGCCGAGCTGGGCTTGCGCACCGAGGAGGATGTGGAGCTGGCCCTGCACCATCTGGACGAGGTGGCCAATGAGGCCACGAGGAAGACCGCATCCCGCATTTTTCTGACCACCGCCATCTCCCAGAACGGCAAGCTGGATTCCTTCGTGGTCTTCGGCCTGCTGACCAAACTGGTCTGGGACGTTTCCGGAATATACAGTCAGCGGGCTTCCCTGTCCGGTCTGGCTCGTGTCTACGTGAATGTGGCTGTGGCAACATTCCTGGCCGGAGGCGTGGAGGAGCTGGATGTACAGGAACAGATAGATTCCATACTTTCCCCGGTGCTGGCGAGTTCGGCCATGGGCGCGATTCCCGGCGCCAGCGGGGTTGCAGCGGCTCTGACCGCGGCCTTGCTGGATGGGGCGGCAAACGGGTTCCTCGCGCTCAGGGTCGGCATCATCACCCGCAACCATTTCAACTATCAATTGGACGGCTCCAGTGCAGCCTGTCGCAGAGGTGCCATGTCCGAGGCCGGAACCATGCTGGTGGCCGTGACCGCCAATGCGGCCAAGACCATCACGTCTGTCTACCTCAAGTCCCTGACGCATGCCGCGGGCAAGGGATTCATGAAGGCGGCACGGGCCGTTGTCGGGACTGCGGACATGACCGTGG